Genomic DNA from Vibrio tubiashii ATCC 19109:
TTCCTACTGCGGATTTAGAAGAGTTAGACCCACAAAAAGCGGACGAAGACGCGCTTAACCTTACTTATGAACAGATTGATGATTTCCTAGAAGGCAAGCCGGTATCTGCTGAAGTGACCGAGCGCTTGGTTCACATCTACAAAGTGACGCAGCACAAGCGTCAACCAATCCCGACCATTTACGACTAAAGTAAAAACAAAATAGCCTCTCGATTGAGAGGCTATTTTCTATTCTTTTGCCTAAGGGCGATTCTTGACCGGATTGGCGTAACTGGCCACTAAAAATGGCTGCGCGCCTTGCGGTAATAAATTGAGTTTGTCAGCCAATGTCGCTTTCACATCTTCGCCGACGTCTTCGTTGCCTGCCGCAAGCTGATTAATTGGAAACAGCTTGTAGTTAGCATGTACTTGACGATCAATTTCTTCTGCTAGTGCTTCTGGCGTTTCGAAGTCTTGCTCTATCACATCACCAAATGCTACATGCACATGACCTTTATCGCCCACGATGCCTTGAATAATACTTTCAATATCTTCGAACTCGCCTTTCTCGTAGCTTCCTACCGAATCTTTAGCGTGCAGTTCAATCGCTTTAGCAATATCACAAGGGTCATTCTCATAAGAGATAGCAACAGGCACAATCTTCAAAGATTTAATGTACTCAGGGAATGAAAGCTTTTGTTTGCGCCCTTCCACATGAAACATTTTTAGGATCGCCGGATCAGTAAAGTCGTTGCCATCTTTCGCGCGACCTTCTTTTTGTGCAATCCAAATTGAATGACCAGTTTCTAGCGAGTGCTTGATGTAGCCAGACAATGTCCCTAGTGCCTTCATCATTTCACGAGGGCCTTTTGCCGAGCGCTTAACAATAAAGCTTTTGTTGAGCTTCATTAGCTCAGTCGCACAAGGCTTTTTCAGTAGGTTATCACCAATCGCAATGCGCACGGTTTTATGACCACTTTGGAACAGACCATAGTTAACAAGTGCAGGATCCATTGCGATATCACGGTGATTAGAAACAAAAAGATACGCCTGCTCAGGAGCTAGATTTTCTAGCCCGCTGTACGTAACACCTTTGGTGGTTGTTTTAAGCGTTTGATCAAGATACTTCTTTACTTCTAATTGAATCGTCTCAACTGAGTTCAGTTTTGACCACTTCATCTTAAGGTAGATCTTAACCATTGGAGACATTAAGGTCTTAAACCAGCCTGCATGGTTAGAAAAGCGGTGCTGTAAAATCGCACTGATGAATTCTTCATCGTTAACTAAGCGGTCAATTGCCGCTGGAATTTCGTCATCGTTATAAGGACGAATTTCAATAAATGGGTCTGTGTTTGTCGTCATTATTTTATACATTAGGTAAAAAGCGGGACTATTCTACGCATAGAAACCGTTCTTGGCAGCTATAGTTCTCTCAGATTCGTTAAGGTCAGACCAGACTAATTATTCGAATTTGCGCCATGACTTGCACAAAGTTGGCTTTTTTTCCAAGAAACGTTAATCTTAGCGCCCCGAAATTAGAGATTGCCCCCATGCACCACGCTATATCTTTTCAATCTGAACTGAACGACTTTCTGATTTGTACGCCACGTAAGAAGTCGTTAAAGCATCAACTTATCAGCGTTAAGCAAGGATTGGTGTTAATCAAACTTGGAAAGTTGGAGTATGCCGTGGAAGCAGGTCAGTCGTTCTGGCTCCCGTTTGACACACTTACCTCGCTCACTTACACGCCCAATACCATCGTTAATTCTGTCAGTGTTTCTTCTCGCGTTGTAGCACCGTTTCCTAAACAGGGTGGCTATATCCAAGCAGAGGAACTTCTATCAGCACTGTTGAACCGTTTAGAGCTCCACAATGGTCACCGCGAACGTCAAGTAGATCTGCTTAAGGTTGTACAAATCGAACTCACGACGCTAAAGCCTGAGCTAAAAGAGACTCGATACACAAAGCAGATTAATCAGTGGCGAGCCGATAAAGAGTCCGCGCTTTCCAATGAGCTCAAGTTAGTATTGCGAGTCCGCGAAGCCAACAAGCAGATGCAATCCGGTAAGAAACGCCCAATGGTTGTTGAATCTTTGTTTGAAGGCAATGATGCTTTACTGGCAAGTCTTGAACAAGCAATCCTAGGTCGTGAATTAACATAAAAGTTCTAGAATTTACTGGCTGAATACCCATTTCATAACTATAAATCTATAAGTAACTGCTTTATTTATAGAAGAGGATTGTGAAATGAAATTCAGCCATAAGATTGTGGCCGCTTCGTCTGTCTTGCTTTTAGCGACTGTCACCCTTCTAACCTTGCAACAATATCACACCGTTAAAAACGAAATTAAGACGCAAGTAACCTCAAGCGTTACAGAAATCGTAGACGGCGTTCGAAACACTACCGCCGCAGAAATCAATGGACGTAAAGCCATCGCTGAGTACGCCACCAGCATGCTAGAAGTTGACCTATCTCCCGACGCTGTCACTTCTGTCATTACCCGCCCTATCGTTAAAGACACTTTTTTATTGGCAGGTCTTGGCTTTGAGAGTGATGGTTCAAACATCAACAATGACCCTTCTTGGAATCCCGGGCCTACTTGGGACCCAAGGGTTCGACCTTGGTACATTGACGCTAAAAACTCAGGAAAGCTTGTTATTACCGCCCCTTACGCCGACTCAGCCACAGGCGAGATATTGGTTTCAATCGCCACACCAGTTCGAGAAAACGGACAGTTTATTGGTGCGATTTTTTATGATGTAAGTCTTGCTGCACTGGCTGAAGTCGTGAACAAGGTGCAATTGTTCAATGCGGGCTATGTGTTTATTGTCGCCGGAGATGGCACAACCATTGCCCACCCAACGACTGAGTTAAACGGCAAGCCTATGTCAGACTTCTTGGGCAATGCCCCCATTCAAGATGATCCGCAGCAAGCAATGATTGATGGCAAGGCTTACACGCTCGACTTTTCAAAAGTGCCAGGTGAAGATTGGTACATTGGCGTTGTTCTCGATGAAGAAGTGGCGTATCAATCTTTAGCAGACCTTCGCAACAGCTCGATTATCTACACCATCATAGCCTTGGTTATCAGTATTGTGATTCTGCTTGTACTGATTAAGACCTTGATGCGCCCACTAGATACCTTGGGTGATGCCATTCAGGATGTCGCGACAGGTCAAGGTGATTTAACCAAACGACTCGATACCAACACCGATCAAGAATTCTCGACTCTGGCTTCAGGGTTTAATGAGTTCACAGGAACCTTACAGCAACTGATCACGCAATCGAAAGCGATTGGGGAAGAGATATTACGTGGTTCAGAAATGACCTCAATGGGGCTGCAAGAGTCCGCTTCCGCAATGCAAGACCAATTGCACGAATTAGAGCAGCTCGCTACCGCCATGCATGAAATGGCTACCACCTCTGGGGATGTCGCCAATAATGCTCAAGGTGCCGCAGCAGCCGCTCGTGAAGCCGATGAGGCCACCAGTACAGGTACAGCGGTTGTGAGTGAAACCACTCACGCTATCGACAACTTATCACAAAAAATCGACGAAGCCGTTGAAGAGGTGAAGGTCTTAGAATCAGCGACCGATAATATTGAAACCATCTTGAAGGTAATCAATGATATCGCCGATCAAACCAACCTGCTCGCCCTTAACGCCGCGATTGAGGCAGCCCGTGCAGGTGAATCTGGTCGAGGGTTCGCTGTGGTTGCTGATGAGGTTCGAACCTTGGCGCAACGTACACAGGAATCTACCACTGAGATTCGCAACATGATTGAACAGCTTCAAGCTGGCGCAAGTTCAGTTTCAAATGCGATGAATATGAGCAAGAGCACTGCTACTAACGCAGTTGAGCGAGCTCAAGAGGCGAATGTCGCTTTGGAACGCATCCGTGATGCAATTCAACAGATCAGTGATATGAATATCCAAATCGCTTCTGCTGCAGAAGAGCAAAGCTTGGTTGCCGAGGAAATTAACGGTAATACAGTGAAGATCAAAGACCTTTCAACTCAAGTAGCCGATGCTGCTGAGAATGCCAATATTGCTATGCAAGCACAAACAGAAAACATTCGAGAGCAAGACTCTATCTTGAATAAATTTACCGTTTAGACCAAAGCAATAACCAAAAGGCGCACTCAATTTAAGTGCGCCTTTATTGGCTCTGCTGATCTGTTCTAGAGCTAAATGACCACTAGCATCATTGCTGTGTTTGGCTCTACCACCGCGGTACACTGCCCGTTTTGTGGCGCAAAACTATCAAGTGACAACAAATCCATCCAATCTGAGTTCGCTTTAAACTCTATGGTTTGTGAGCGTTTAGATTTGTTAATAATCACCAAACCTTCTTTGCCGCGGCTAAAGACCAATAGATCGTCTGAAGCCTCAATAATCTTCATTTGAGAGCCATGCATGCGATTGTGAAAATCGATAGCTGCAATCATTTTTTCATCTTTCCAAGCATCAACCCATCGTGGCTGCTTGTCTGAATTAACGATTCCGCTAGTATCGAGATCAGTGTATATCAGTGGTACTCCGCCATCTCTCCCGAGCAAGTAACAATACCCCAGCCACTCTTGGTTTTCACTCATGACCAAATTTGCGAAAACATCGTTGTTAGGAATATCGTGGGTGATGGCAAACGTAATTGCCCGCGATTCAGACAACGCTTGCCCGAAGCAATATGGGTCGACCAAGCTTTTTAAGCTACCATCGATTTGCAGCGCATCATGCATTGTCTGAAATAACGGGAAGTCATAGGCACCCAATCGCGTTTCAGCAAGGTAAGGCTGTAAGAACAACTCATACTCTGGTTGGGTAGCGCCACCGCTGGTAATAATTTCACCGAAGATATGAATATCTTGGCAAATATCTTCCGTCCAAACCTGTTTTAAATGCTCTAAAGTCATGTGTTTAGCGGCATCAATGCGAAACCCTTTGACTCCCATACCTTTAAGCGCTTTAAGATAAGCTTGCTGCTGCTCGATGACGTGTGAGCAAACCCTTAATGTTGGTAAGCCTGGATCAGTAGGACCACCAGTGATACGACCATTTTGCACTTGCCAGCGATCTTCCCAGTCTTCAATTCCAAACGCTTCGACGAAGTCGTCATGATCGAAAATGGGCTCACTTAAATCTCCAAACAAACGTTGGTTCTGATAATAATCAGCAGATTGTTGGTAATCGAGCATATCGGACGCATTCGGGTATTTAAGATCTGTCCTTATCGACGATTCATTTGCCATATGGTTGAACACCACATCGGCATACACACCCACACCATAAGACGATAGAGTCTCAAGCATGCTTTTAAATGTTTCAGTATTACCAAGTTGATTATCGATCACTCGATAATCTTGAGGTTGATAGCGTTGCCACCACTTGGTACCTGTTTCCCTTTTTAATGATTTCATTGGTGGTGAAACGAGTACGTACTTGTAGCCCGCTTGATGGA
This window encodes:
- a CDS encoding 1-acyl-sn-glycerol-3-phosphate acyltransferase, yielding MTTNTDPFIEIRPYNDDEIPAAIDRLVNDEEFISAILQHRFSNHAGWFKTLMSPMVKIYLKMKWSKLNSVETIQLEVKKYLDQTLKTTTKGVTYSGLENLAPEQAYLFVSNHRDIAMDPALVNYGLFQSGHKTVRIAIGDNLLKKPCATELMKLNKSFIVKRSAKGPREMMKALGTLSGYIKHSLETGHSIWIAQKEGRAKDGNDFTDPAILKMFHVEGRKQKLSFPEYIKSLKIVPVAISYENDPCDIAKAIELHAKDSVGSYEKGEFEDIESIIQGIVGDKGHVHVAFGDVIEQDFETPEALAEEIDRQVHANYKLFPINQLAAGNEDVGEDVKATLADKLNLLPQGAQPFLVASYANPVKNRP
- a CDS encoding methyl-accepting chemotaxis protein, with the translated sequence MKFSHKIVAASSVLLLATVTLLTLQQYHTVKNEIKTQVTSSVTEIVDGVRNTTAAEINGRKAIAEYATSMLEVDLSPDAVTSVITRPIVKDTFLLAGLGFESDGSNINNDPSWNPGPTWDPRVRPWYIDAKNSGKLVITAPYADSATGEILVSIATPVRENGQFIGAIFYDVSLAALAEVVNKVQLFNAGYVFIVAGDGTTIAHPTTELNGKPMSDFLGNAPIQDDPQQAMIDGKAYTLDFSKVPGEDWYIGVVLDEEVAYQSLADLRNSSIIYTIIALVISIVILLVLIKTLMRPLDTLGDAIQDVATGQGDLTKRLDTNTDQEFSTLASGFNEFTGTLQQLITQSKAIGEEILRGSEMTSMGLQESASAMQDQLHELEQLATAMHEMATTSGDVANNAQGAAAAAREADEATSTGTAVVSETTHAIDNLSQKIDEAVEEVKVLESATDNIETILKVINDIADQTNLLALNAAIEAARAGESGRGFAVVADEVRTLAQRTQESTTEIRNMIEQLQAGASSVSNAMNMSKSTATNAVERAQEANVALERIRDAIQQISDMNIQIASAAEEQSLVAEEINGNTVKIKDLSTQVADAAENANIAMQAQTENIREQDSILNKFTV
- a CDS encoding alpha-amylase family protein, whose product is MNCSHATDVILHAFDWPYEMVEQRARQIHQAGYKYVLVSPPMKSLKRETGTKWWQRYQPQDYRVIDNQLGNTETFKSMLETLSSYGVGVYADVVFNHMANESSIRTDLKYPNASDMLDYQQSADYYQNQRLFGDLSEPIFDHDDFVEAFGIEDWEDRWQVQNGRITGGPTDPGLPTLRVCSHVIEQQQAYLKALKGMGVKGFRIDAAKHMTLEHLKQVWTEDICQDIHIFGEIITSGGATQPEYELFLQPYLAETRLGAYDFPLFQTMHDALQIDGSLKSLVDPYCFGQALSESRAITFAITHDIPNNDVFANLVMSENQEWLGYCYLLGRDGGVPLIYTDLDTSGIVNSDKQPRWVDAWKDEKMIAAIDFHNRMHGSQMKIIEASDDLLVFSRGKEGLVIINKSKRSQTIEFKANSDWMDLLSLDSFAPQNGQCTAVVEPNTAMMLVVI